From one Deinococcus aetherius genomic stretch:
- a CDS encoding carbohydrate ABC transporter permease codes for MRAHPLPAHPLPRRRRAATVNTLYYALCVLLVAVFLFPILWSALTSLKPPSEAAATPPTLWPSHLVLDNYATLAGYGAGLVRYVGNSLLVAVITIVLTSILSLLGGYGFSRFQFVGRNVLFVVMLATLMIPFQSILTPLYLILRAIHLQDTLLGLALVYTTFQLPFAIFVMRNSFDSVPREIEEAALIDGCSSVTLLTRVMFPVVLPGVVTVALFAFFGSWNEFLAALIFLNDSDKYTLPVMLLNVQSGLYGSVDWGAVQAGMMLSMLPCIALFLFLQRYYLSGLTQGAVK; via the coding sequence ATGCGCGCCCACCCCCTGCCCGCCCACCCTCTGCCACGCCGCCGCCGCGCCGCCACGGTGAACACCCTGTACTACGCGCTGTGCGTGCTGCTGGTCGCCGTCTTCCTCTTTCCGATCCTGTGGTCGGCCCTCACGTCACTCAAGCCGCCCTCCGAGGCCGCCGCGACGCCGCCGACCCTCTGGCCCTCGCACCTCGTGCTCGACAATTACGCCACCCTGGCCGGGTACGGCGCGGGGCTGGTGCGGTATGTCGGCAACAGCCTGCTTGTGGCGGTCATCACCATCGTGCTCACGAGCATCCTGAGCCTGCTTGGTGGGTACGGCTTCTCGCGCTTCCAGTTCGTGGGCCGGAACGTGCTGTTCGTCGTGATGCTCGCCACGCTGATGATTCCCTTTCAGTCGATCCTCACACCGCTGTACCTGATCCTGCGGGCGATTCACCTGCAAGATACGCTGCTGGGGCTCGCGCTCGTGTACACGACTTTCCAGCTCCCCTTCGCCATTTTCGTGATGCGTAACTCGTTCGACTCGGTGCCGCGCGAGATCGAGGAGGCGGCCCTGATCGACGGCTGCTCCTCGGTGACGCTGCTCACCCGCGTGATGTTCCCGGTCGTACTGCCCGGCGTCGTTACGGTCGCCCTCTTCGCGTTCTTCGGGTCGTGGAACGAGTTTCTCGCCGCACTGATCTTCCTGAACGACAGCGACAAGTACACCCTGCCCGTGATGCTCCTCAACGTGCAAAGCGGCCTCTACGGCAGCGTGGACTGGGGCGCGGTGCAGGCGGGAATGATGCTCTCGATGCTGCCGTGCATCGCGCTGTTCCTGTTCCTCCAGCGCTACTACCTCAGCGGCCTCACCCAGGGAGCGGTGAAGTGA
- a CDS encoding ABC transporter substrate-binding protein: MLGRRSVTTALAAGMLVSGAAGAKTIDFWIRAYNAGLAEPLVKAYNASHTDQVKLNLVPNDQFVTKLGTAIAGGNPPDVIAIDLIYVPSFAAAGQMENLTAQAKKLPFFNQLSPSHVRLATYQNQVYAVPFSAEGSVLYYNKGLFRQAGLDPNKPPRTWTEVYNAAKKITALGNGVKGFYFSGACAGCNAFTFMPLIWASGGDVLSRDGQSATLNTKAVKDALGFYRRMWTEGLVPSGAQTDNGANFINAFTSGKIGMTGSGAFAISLLKSKFKNIDFGIAYLPGQTSGWSSFAGGDSIGIPKGSKNVKEAWDFIQWTLSPQVQTEILAKNDTIPVRADLAQNKYSKTEPRFVTTSTAMAKGRTPYSVHYNELFNDANGPWLSMFQRAVFKGEIDQAVTEAQSRFTQILSTPAPGAR; encoded by the coding sequence ATGCTGGGACGCAGGAGTGTCACGACCGCGCTGGCCGCTGGAATGCTCGTTTCAGGGGCGGCGGGGGCCAAGACCATCGACTTCTGGATTCGCGCCTACAACGCGGGGCTGGCCGAGCCGCTCGTGAAGGCCTACAACGCCTCGCACACCGATCAGGTCAAGCTCAATCTCGTGCCCAATGACCAGTTCGTGACCAAGCTCGGCACGGCCATCGCGGGAGGGAATCCCCCGGACGTGATCGCCATCGACCTGATTTACGTGCCCTCGTTCGCGGCGGCGGGGCAAATGGAGAACCTGACGGCGCAGGCGAAGAAACTGCCCTTCTTCAACCAGCTCAGCCCGTCGCACGTGCGCCTCGCCACCTACCAGAATCAGGTCTACGCGGTGCCCTTCAGCGCGGAAGGCTCGGTGCTGTACTACAACAAGGGCCTCTTCCGGCAGGCAGGCCTCGACCCCAACAAGCCGCCGAGGACGTGGACCGAGGTGTACAACGCGGCCAAGAAGATCACCGCCCTCGGGAACGGGGTCAAGGGCTTCTACTTCTCGGGCGCCTGCGCGGGCTGCAACGCCTTTACCTTCATGCCGCTGATCTGGGCCTCGGGCGGCGACGTGCTCAGCAGGGACGGGCAGAGCGCCACGCTGAACACCAAGGCGGTGAAGGACGCCCTGGGCTTCTACCGCCGGATGTGGACCGAGGGGCTCGTGCCCTCGGGCGCGCAGACCGACAACGGGGCGAACTTCATCAACGCCTTTACCAGTGGCAAGATCGGCATGACGGGGAGCGGCGCCTTCGCCATCAGCCTGCTCAAGAGCAAGTTCAAGAACATCGACTTCGGCATCGCGTACCTGCCCGGCCAGACGAGCGGCTGGTCCTCCTTCGCGGGCGGCGACAGCATCGGCATTCCCAAGGGGAGCAAGAACGTCAAGGAGGCGTGGGACTTCATCCAGTGGACGCTCTCGCCGCAGGTGCAGACCGAGATCCTGGCGAAGAACGACACCATCCCGGTGCGCGCGGACCTGGCGCAGAACAAGTATTCCAAGACCGAGCCACGCTTCGTGACCACCTCCACCGCAATGGCGAAGGGCCGCACCCCGTACAGCGTCCACTACAACGAGCTGTTCAACGACGCGAATGGGCCGTGGCTCTCGATGTTCCAGCGCGCCGTGTTCAAGGGGGAGATTGACCAGGCCGTCACGGAGGCGCAGAGCCGCTTCACGCAGATTCTCTCGACGCCCGCCCCGGGAGCGCGATAG
- a CDS encoding carbohydrate ABC transporter permease yields MPPVRANTLNPPAARSRPRSRSWWRKQVGLLFVLPSVAFTAVFFLAPLVMTAWMSLHDWPLLGARHFTGLQNYAALLSDGNFWSSLGFTAKYTLVVTPVLFVLAFGLALLVKRSVRWVGLFRTAYFLPVVIGLATSSLLWVWLLNDQVGVFNAGLAAIGVIREPFQWLATTGSALTAIVVMVTWKMVGLTMLLLLIGMQAIPEEFYEAARVDGASPWEQLRFITLPLMRRTFALALVLSVIGSFLAFDPMYIMAGGGPQNSTITTVYWIFKAAFVQFRLGYAASLSVVLLVILIAVSVVQLYLLRDDTRY; encoded by the coding sequence ATGCCGCCAGTGAGAGCGAACACCCTTAACCCTCCCGCCGCCCGTTCCCGGCCACGCTCCCGTTCGTGGTGGCGCAAACAGGTCGGGCTGCTGTTCGTGCTGCCGAGCGTGGCGTTCACCGCCGTCTTCTTCCTCGCGCCACTCGTCATGACGGCGTGGATGTCGCTGCACGATTGGCCGCTGCTGGGAGCCAGGCACTTCACGGGACTGCAAAATTATGCGGCGCTGCTGTCCGACGGCAACTTCTGGAGCAGCCTGGGCTTCACGGCGAAGTACACGCTGGTCGTCACCCCGGTGCTGTTCGTGCTGGCCTTCGGGCTGGCGCTGCTCGTCAAGCGGTCGGTGCGCTGGGTCGGGCTCTTCCGCACCGCGTACTTCCTGCCGGTCGTGATCGGCCTCGCCACGTCGAGCCTGCTGTGGGTGTGGCTGCTCAACGATCAGGTGGGCGTGTTCAACGCAGGGCTCGCCGCCATCGGGGTCATCAGGGAGCCCTTCCAGTGGCTCGCGACGACGGGGAGTGCCCTGACGGCCATCGTCGTGATGGTGACGTGGAAGATGGTGGGCCTCACCATGCTGCTGCTCCTGATCGGGATGCAGGCTATTCCGGAGGAGTTCTACGAGGCGGCCCGGGTGGACGGCGCGAGTCCGTGGGAGCAACTGCGCTTCATCACGCTGCCGCTGATGCGTCGGACCTTTGCGCTCGCGCTCGTGCTGTCGGTGATCGGCTCGTTTCTGGCCTTCGACCCCATGTACATCATGGCGGGCGGCGGGCCGCAGAACTCGACCATCACGACGGTGTACTGGATTTTCAAGGCAGCCTTCGTGCAGTTTCGGCTGGGCTATGCAGCCTCGCTCTCGGTGGTGCTGCTGGTCATCCTCATCGCAGTCAGCGTCGTGCAGCTCTACCTCCTGCGCGACGACACGAGGTACTGA
- a CDS encoding xylulokinase: MREVLLGIDVGTTSAKAVLVTPTGQVVAHAESSYPTAHLRPGWVEQNPHDWWAATVRAVQGVLAGADSLHVTGIGVSGQGCAATLLDGRGEVVRPAIIWMDGRSEAQSAFLRAHVGSDILRLNGKTPAPYNADPVLMWLRDNERESLTRAAVSLTTTGYINYRLTGSAALSVADASILFAFDLKRGTWSRDLIEAFGLPERLYPGVNASCDVLGTLTSTAAAELGLRAGIPVVAGGEDTPSAALAAGVTEAGEAFMSLGTAGTVYVVDEQVRVQPRLLACAHVLPGRWMLGGSTVAFGAALAWCRDLLGPGLTLEGLTALAASSPPGAHGLVFLPYLSGELQPINDGHARGALVGLNFNHGAAHLVRAVMEGAAFALAHNLLLCREVGVAPREVRVLGGPTRSALWCQILADVTGCVVRAVPPEVGAPLGNALLAGQGVGLLADAGRTARANLYFETSFTPRPEDSARYAELFEVYRALYPQLRTSFAQLSAERLEVRA, encoded by the coding sequence ATGAGGGAAGTGCTGCTCGGCATCGACGTGGGTACGACGAGCGCCAAGGCGGTGCTCGTCACGCCCACCGGGCAGGTCGTGGCGCACGCTGAATCCTCCTACCCGACCGCGCACCTGCGCCCCGGCTGGGTCGAGCAGAACCCGCACGACTGGTGGGCGGCGACCGTGAGGGCGGTGCAGGGCGTGCTGGCGGGTGCAGATTCGCTGCACGTCACGGGCATCGGCGTCTCCGGGCAGGGCTGCGCCGCCACCCTGCTCGACGGGCGCGGCGAGGTCGTGCGTCCCGCGATCATCTGGATGGACGGCCGCAGCGAGGCCCAGAGCGCGTTCCTGCGCGCCCACGTCGGCTCCGACATCCTGCGGCTCAACGGCAAGACGCCCGCCCCCTACAACGCGGACCCTGTGCTGATGTGGCTGCGGGACAACGAGCGCGAGTCCCTGACGCGCGCGGCAGTCAGCCTGACGACCACGGGCTATATCAACTACCGTCTGACCGGGAGCGCCGCGCTCAGCGTGGCTGACGCCAGCATTCTCTTCGCCTTCGACCTGAAGCGCGGCACATGGTCGCGCGACCTGATCGAAGCCTTCGGCCTGCCCGAACGGCTGTACCCCGGCGTGAACGCGAGCTGCGACGTGCTGGGCACGTTGACATCCACTGCCGCCGCAGAGCTGGGCCTGAGAGCCGGCATTCCAGTCGTCGCGGGTGGGGAGGACACCCCCTCGGCCGCGCTCGCTGCCGGCGTCACCGAGGCGGGCGAGGCGTTCATGTCCCTGGGGACGGCGGGCACCGTCTACGTCGTCGATGAGCAGGTGCGGGTGCAGCCCCGGCTGCTGGCCTGCGCCCACGTGTTGCCGGGGCGCTGGATGCTCGGGGGCTCGACGGTGGCGTTCGGCGCGGCGCTGGCGTGGTGCCGCGACCTGCTGGGCCCTGGCCTGACCCTGGAGGGGCTCACGGCCCTCGCGGCGTCAAGCCCGCCTGGCGCCCACGGGCTGGTGTTCCTGCCGTACCTCAGCGGTGAACTCCAGCCCATCAACGACGGCCACGCCCGCGGGGCCCTCGTCGGCCTGAACTTCAACCACGGCGCGGCCCACCTCGTCCGGGCCGTGATGGAGGGCGCGGCCTTTGCGCTCGCCCACAACCTGCTGCTGTGCCGCGAGGTGGGGGTGGCCCCGCGGGAGGTGCGCGTGCTGGGGGGGCCCACCCGCAGCGCGCTGTGGTGCCAGATCCTCGCGGACGTGACGGGCTGCGTGGTGCGGGCGGTTCCCCCGGAGGTGGGCGCTCCCCTGGGAAACGCGCTGCTCGCGGGGCAGGGCGTGGGCCTGCTCGCCGACGCGGGCCGCACGGCGCGGGCGAACCTCTACTTCGAGACCAGCTTCACTCCCCGTCCCGAGGACAGCGCGCGGTACGCGGAGCTGTTCGAGGTGTACCGCGCGCTCTACCCGCAGCTTCGCACGTCGTTCGCTCAACTGTCCGCCGAGCGTCTGGAGGTGCGGGCGTGA
- a CDS encoding FAD-dependent oxidoreductase — translation MITYTKTVPTLLDTDVIVVGSGSAGASAAIASARAGARTVLVERLSFLGGTSTAVLDTFYGYYTPGKESKKVVGGIPDDVVRELGAFGAAFERPNTFGAGTGVTYDPELLKVVWERLALAAGVRLLLNSFCTDVVMEEGRVAGIIVDGKRGLMHLSARVVVDCTGDADVCARAGAPYERAGDIDPAQTLSTTFRMVNVDVERAQGFGKKEMWAKMTEAADSGLYRLPRREGSWHVTTQAGVIHTIMTRVADVDGTDPEALTEAEVEGRAQALEYARFLRDHVPGFERAQLSWLSSPIGVRETRRVYGEYRLTREDCLSARKFSDAIGACGAPIEDHHAGTDTKWLYVPEGETYDIPYRTLVPRQVRGLLVAGRCFSATHDAHASCRSMAQTMTMGQAAGSAAALSVKGDTLPHELFVPTLQDHLLGLGAKFGDLSAVTA, via the coding sequence ATGATCACGTACACCAAAACTGTCCCCACCCTGCTCGACACCGACGTGATCGTCGTCGGCAGCGGTTCGGCGGGGGCGAGCGCCGCGATTGCGAGTGCGCGGGCGGGGGCCAGGACAGTCCTCGTCGAGAGACTGAGCTTCCTGGGCGGCACGAGCACGGCGGTCCTCGATACCTTCTACGGCTACTACACGCCCGGCAAGGAAAGCAAAAAGGTCGTGGGCGGCATTCCCGACGACGTGGTGCGCGAGCTGGGGGCGTTCGGCGCGGCCTTCGAGCGGCCCAACACCTTTGGCGCGGGCACGGGCGTGACCTACGACCCCGAGCTCCTCAAGGTCGTGTGGGAGCGCCTGGCCCTCGCGGCGGGGGTGAGACTGCTGCTGAACAGCTTCTGCACCGACGTGGTGATGGAGGAGGGCCGCGTCGCGGGCATCATCGTGGACGGCAAGCGCGGGCTGATGCACCTCTCGGCACGGGTAGTGGTGGACTGCACCGGGGACGCGGACGTATGTGCCCGGGCCGGGGCGCCCTACGAGCGTGCGGGCGACATAGATCCGGCGCAGACCCTCTCCACCACCTTCCGCATGGTGAACGTGGACGTGGAGCGCGCCCAGGGCTTCGGCAAGAAGGAGATGTGGGCCAAGATGACCGAGGCCGCCGACTCGGGCCTCTACCGCCTGCCCCGCCGCGAGGGAAGCTGGCACGTCACCACTCAGGCGGGCGTGATCCACACCATCATGACCCGGGTGGCCGACGTGGACGGCACCGACCCCGAGGCCCTGACGGAGGCCGAGGTGGAGGGCCGCGCGCAGGCCCTGGAGTACGCCCGCTTCCTGCGCGACCACGTGCCGGGTTTCGAGCGGGCGCAGCTCTCGTGGCTCTCCTCGCCCATCGGGGTGCGCGAGACGCGCCGGGTGTACGGCGAGTACCGCCTCACCCGCGAGGATTGCCTCTCGGCCCGCAAGTTCTCGGACGCCATCGGCGCGTGCGGGGCGCCCATCGAGGACCACCACGCGGGCACCGACACGAAATGGCTGTATGTGCCGGAAGGGGAGACGTACGACATCCCCTACCGCACCCTCGTGCCCCGGCAGGTGCGCGGTCTCCTGGTGGCCGGGCGCTGCTTTAGCGCCACCCACGACGCGCACGCCTCGTGCCGCTCGATGGCGCAGACGATGACGATGGGCCAGGCGGCAGGTTCGGCGGCGGCCCTGAGCGTGAAGGGCGACACCTTGCCTCACGAACTGTTCGTGCCGACGTTGCAAGATCACCTGCTCGGTCTGGGGGCGAAGTTCGGCGACCTGTCGGCGGTGACGGCATGA
- a CDS encoding bifunctional 4-hydroxy-2-oxoglutarate aldolase/2-dehydro-3-deoxy-phosphogluconate aldolase yields the protein MSGLDFSRDKVIAIVRGVPPQHADDVASALLAGGVRLIEVTLDTPGALHTIERWRRTSLPLRVGAGTVLGVREARDALLAGAEYLISPHTDEAIIACGREAGVPVFPGALTPTEIVRAHHAGASAVKVFPVGSVGGPGYLKDVLAPLGHVPLVAVGGVNAGNARAYLDAGAVALGVGGSLVDPGLVRGGRWDDLTGRARALVAACALTPLEENA from the coding sequence GTGAGCGGCCTCGACTTCTCACGGGACAAAGTCATCGCCATCGTGCGCGGGGTGCCGCCCCAGCACGCCGACGACGTGGCCTCCGCATTGCTCGCGGGGGGTGTGCGCCTGATCGAGGTGACGCTCGACACCCCGGGCGCGCTGCACACCATCGAACGCTGGCGCCGGACCTCCTTGCCGCTGCGGGTTGGGGCGGGCACCGTCCTGGGCGTCAGGGAGGCCCGGGACGCCCTGCTCGCGGGCGCCGAGTACCTGATCTCCCCGCACACCGACGAGGCGATCATCGCGTGTGGGCGGGAAGCAGGCGTCCCCGTCTTTCCGGGCGCCCTGACACCCACGGAAATCGTGCGCGCCCATCACGCGGGCGCAAGTGCCGTCAAGGTCTTCCCGGTCGGCAGCGTCGGCGGCCCGGGGTATCTGAAAGACGTGCTCGCCCCGCTCGGCCACGTGCCCCTCGTGGCGGTGGGCGGCGTGAACGCCGGGAACGCCCGCGCCTACCTGGACGCCGGGGCAGTGGCGCTCGGGGTGGGCGGCAGTCTGGTGGACCCGGGCCTCGTGCGCGGCGGACGTTGGGACGACCTTACCGGGCGGGCGCGGGCCCTCGTCGCCGCCTGCGCCCTCACGCCCCTGGAGGAGAACGCGTGA
- a CDS encoding SDR family NAD(P)-dependent oxidoreductase yields MRLAGKVALVTGAGRGLGLGIARAFAGQGAHVVLADLDAEAGEGAAQALGEAATFVRADVGDAGQVEEMVRHAVRTFGRLDVLVANAGIGARRLGDGPAHACTPEAWDHVMHVNLRGTFLSCKFALPHLVESRGAVVTLSSVLGVVGTQGLFDTHAYATSKAGIIGLTRAIAAHYARDGVRANSVAPGLIDTRMAARSKADPELLAELTRWQPLGALGEVRDVADACVFLASDESKFITGAVLPVDGGWTVQ; encoded by the coding sequence GTGAGGCTGGCGGGCAAGGTCGCGCTCGTGACCGGGGCGGGCCGGGGCCTCGGCCTGGGCATCGCGCGGGCCTTCGCAGGGCAGGGCGCCCACGTCGTGCTGGCCGATCTGGACGCGGAGGCGGGCGAGGGGGCGGCGCAGGCGCTCGGGGAGGCGGCGACCTTCGTACGGGCCGACGTGGGCGACGCGGGGCAGGTGGAGGAGATGGTGCGTCACGCCGTCCGCACATTCGGGCGGCTCGACGTTCTCGTGGCGAATGCGGGCATCGGGGCGCGGCGGCTCGGGGACGGCCCGGCACACGCCTGCACGCCCGAGGCCTGGGACCACGTGATGCACGTCAACCTGCGCGGCACCTTCCTGAGCTGCAAGTTCGCGCTGCCACACCTCGTCGAGTCGCGCGGCGCGGTCGTCACGTTGAGCAGCGTCCTCGGGGTGGTCGGCACCCAGGGCCTCTTCGACACGCACGCCTACGCGACGAGCAAGGCGGGGATCATCGGCCTGACACGCGCCATCGCGGCCCACTACGCACGGGACGGGGTGCGGGCCAATTCGGTGGCACCGGGATTGATTGACACGCGGATGGCGGCGCGCAGCAAAGCAGACCCGGAGTTGCTCGCGGAACTCACGCGCTGGCAGCCCCTCGGGGCCCTCGGCGAGGTGCGCGACGTGGCGGACGCCTGCGTCTTCCTGGCCTCCGACGAGTCGAAGTTCATCACCGGCGCGGTGCTGCCCGTCGACGGCGGCTGGACCGTGCAGTAG
- a CDS encoding phosphotriesterase family protein — MNTVETTLGPLGADRLGRVNAHEHLIIDGGYTVVKEPDFKLDSVEKAVEEVGYWKAAGGGLIVDTMPFGCGRNVDKLVAISEATGVPILVPSGFQKSSYYLPDHWQHRFDEETIAGLLIAELTEGADRNNYDTPVVDRSAVRAGFVKVAGDYQVVKPTTLKLIRAAGRAHRATGCPILVHTEMGTAGDELLDLLEEAGVPPSRVMLSHLDRNPDVFVHARLAARGALLQYDTPGRIKYQPESVLVRLMRDVIDAGFGANLLLGGDTARRSYWKAYGGGPGLAYILDTFDGRLREEGFTQDELNAIWTENPARWLGLTASTETAPSEERAASA, encoded by the coding sequence ATGAACACGGTCGAGACGACCCTGGGCCCTCTCGGTGCCGACCGTCTCGGTCGGGTGAACGCCCACGAACACCTGATCATCGACGGCGGGTACACGGTCGTCAAGGAGCCTGATTTCAAGCTCGATTCAGTCGAAAAGGCAGTCGAGGAAGTCGGGTATTGGAAGGCAGCGGGCGGCGGCCTGATCGTGGACACCATGCCCTTCGGCTGTGGCCGGAACGTGGACAAGCTGGTGGCGATCAGCGAGGCGACGGGCGTGCCCATCCTTGTGCCGAGCGGCTTTCAGAAGTCGAGTTACTACCTGCCCGACCACTGGCAGCACCGCTTCGACGAGGAGACGATTGCCGGCCTGCTGATCGCGGAGTTGACCGAAGGAGCCGACCGAAACAACTACGACACGCCTGTCGTGGACCGCAGTGCGGTGAGGGCTGGGTTCGTCAAGGTCGCGGGCGACTATCAGGTCGTGAAGCCCACCACGCTCAAGCTGATCCGGGCGGCGGGGCGGGCGCACCGCGCAACGGGTTGCCCCATTCTTGTCCATACCGAGATGGGCACCGCCGGGGACGAATTGCTCGACCTGCTGGAGGAAGCGGGCGTACCCCCCTCGCGCGTGATGCTGAGCCACCTCGACCGCAACCCCGACGTGTTCGTCCACGCCCGCCTGGCGGCCCGGGGCGCCCTCCTCCAGTACGACACTCCGGGCCGCATCAAGTACCAGCCGGAAAGCGTCCTGGTGAGGCTGATGCGGGACGTGATCGACGCAGGCTTTGGCGCGAACCTGCTGCTGGGCGGCGACACCGCGCGGCGCTCGTACTGGAAGGCGTACGGCGGCGGGCCGGGACTCGCGTACATCCTCGACACCTTTGACGGTCGCCTGCGCGAGGAGGGCTTCACCCAGGACGAGTTGAACGCTATCTGGACGGAGAACCCCGCACGCTGGCTGGGCTTGACGGCCTCCACTGAAACCGCCCCGAGTGAAGAGCGGGCGGCGAGCGCGTGA
- a CDS encoding aminotransferase-like domain-containing protein, which yields MLDLRAWIKQEARLGERLPSVRELTRRYRTSPVTVSAVLSQLAREGLIVTRPGHGTFVAQAVPVPPAADLAWQTVALSGRPVSPGYVQDLFRPPQADTLPLGSGYPDETIQPLHLLQAALSKASRRPGVWSRLPPEGLEALRAWFARELGEAYRASDVLIVPGGQAALSTALRALLPIGAPLLVESPTYYGVLAAAGAAGVQPIPVPADTEGIRPDLLEVAFRSTGAKAVYLQPLYANPTGAVLAPERRAAVLAAAERAGAFVIEDDYARGLTLDGEAPPPLALSDPGRVVYLRSLTKVSAPGLRIAALIARGPVLTRLRHGRAIEDYFLAGPLQETALDLVTSRGWPRHLKDLQAALRERRTVMVGALGRHWPEARVTLVPRGGYNVWVQLPEGESDLDFVERAARAGVQVSAGSGFFPSEPSGAFVRLSYAGAGPAVIEEGVSRLA from the coding sequence TTGCTTGACCTGAGAGCCTGGATCAAGCAGGAGGCACGGCTGGGCGAGCGGCTGCCTTCCGTCCGTGAACTGACCCGCCGTTACCGGACCAGTCCGGTGACGGTAAGTGCGGTGCTCTCCCAACTGGCAAGGGAAGGGCTGATCGTCACCCGCCCTGGTCACGGCACCTTCGTCGCGCAGGCTGTTCCGGTTCCTCCGGCTGCGGACCTCGCGTGGCAGACCGTGGCCCTTTCGGGTCGTCCCGTCTCACCAGGGTACGTGCAGGACCTCTTCCGGCCCCCACAGGCCGACACCCTGCCGCTGGGTAGCGGCTACCCCGACGAGACGATTCAGCCCCTGCACCTGTTGCAGGCTGCCCTCAGCAAGGCGTCCAGACGCCCAGGGGTCTGGTCGCGGTTACCCCCGGAAGGGCTAGAGGCGCTGCGGGCGTGGTTCGCGCGGGAACTGGGTGAGGCGTACCGGGCGTCCGACGTGCTGATCGTCCCCGGTGGGCAGGCGGCCCTCTCGACGGCCCTGCGCGCTCTGCTTCCCATTGGGGCGCCGTTGCTGGTCGAGTCTCCCACGTACTACGGCGTGCTGGCTGCTGCGGGGGCGGCGGGCGTGCAGCCGATCCCCGTTCCCGCAGACACGGAGGGCATCCGGCCTGACCTGCTGGAGGTGGCGTTCCGTTCCACGGGCGCGAAAGCCGTTTATCTTCAACCGCTCTATGCCAATCCGACGGGAGCTGTCCTTGCACCCGAACGCAGGGCAGCAGTGTTGGCGGCGGCGGAGCGGGCGGGCGCCTTTGTGATCGAGGACGACTACGCCCGCGGCCTCACCCTGGACGGCGAGGCTCCGCCTCCCCTGGCCCTCTCCGACCCGGGGCGCGTCGTGTACCTGCGCTCGCTGACGAAAGTGAGCGCGCCGGGACTGCGCATCGCCGCCCTGATCGCACGCGGACCAGTCCTGACGCGGTTACGTCACGGGCGGGCCATCGAGGACTATTTCCTCGCTGGTCCCCTTCAGGAGACGGCCCTGGATCTGGTGACCTCGCGGGGCTGGCCGCGCCACCTGAAGGACCTCCAGGCGGCGTTGCGCGAGCGACGAACCGTGATGGTGGGAGCGTTAGGGCGCCATTGGCCGGAGGCGCGGGTCACCCTGGTTCCGCGGGGTGGGTACAACGTCTGGGTGCAATTGCCCGAGGGGGAGTCCGACCTCGACTTCGTGGAGCGCGCGGCGCGGGCCGGGGTGCAGGTGAGCGCGGGCAGCGGGTTCTTTCCGTCGGAGCCGAGTGGGGCGTTCGTGCGCCTGAGTTACGCCGGCGCAGGTCCCGCCGTCATCGAGGAGGGCGTGAGCCGCCTGGCTTGA
- a CDS encoding sugar isomerase domain-containing protein, which produces MTLTFPDQLDRVRDAVLAQEDKLRRVASLYADAIQAGGLIHVYANGHSRIAVEEMIVRMGALTGFHPLLTPGLATFDGVVGTRGIRVNQRMEKVEGVGEAILDEYDIGPRDVFLVLSATGTTPAAVDTALEIQRRYPDHPLVVIACEAQARTAPAKHSSGQNLSHVVDGARNGVFLDNGMPVGDLSVTVEGQTGVYGVCPLSSIGALTLVQSLNELTVRELDRRGQAHHVLRNMHLSDTVDTYEAWVRDQRERYARALNHPQRVAPSAADR; this is translated from the coding sequence GTGACCCTCACCTTCCCGGACCAGCTCGACCGCGTCCGCGACGCCGTGCTGGCGCAAGAAGACAAGCTGCGTCGCGTCGCGTCGCTGTACGCCGACGCCATTCAGGCGGGCGGCCTGATCCACGTGTACGCCAACGGCCACTCGCGCATCGCGGTCGAGGAGATGATCGTTCGCATGGGCGCCCTGACGGGCTTTCACCCCCTGCTGACGCCGGGCCTCGCCACCTTCGACGGCGTGGTGGGCACGCGCGGCATCCGCGTGAACCAGCGCATGGAGAAGGTGGAGGGCGTGGGCGAGGCCATCCTCGACGAGTACGACATCGGCCCGCGCGACGTGTTCCTGGTGCTGTCGGCCACCGGCACGACGCCCGCCGCCGTGGACACGGCCCTCGAAATCCAGCGGCGCTACCCTGATCACCCGCTCGTGGTGATCGCCTGCGAGGCGCAGGCCCGCACGGCGCCCGCCAAGCACAGCAGCGGTCAGAACCTCTCACACGTCGTGGATGGCGCCAGGAACGGCGTCTTCCTCGACAACGGCATGCCGGTGGGCGACCTCAGCGTCACGGTCGAGGGGCAGACCGGCGTGTACGGGGTCTGCCCGCTGTCCTCCATCGGTGCCCTCACGCTCGTTCAGTCCCTCAACGAACTCACCGTGCGCGAACTCGACCGGCGCGGCCAGGCCCACCACGTCCTGCGAAATATGCATCTGAGCGACACCGTGGACACCTACGAGGCGTGGGTGCGCGACCAGCGCGAACGCTACGCCCGCGCGCTCAACCATCCCCAGCGTGTTGCGCCGAGCGCCGCCGACCGGTGA